From a region of the Lactuca sativa cultivar Salinas chromosome 4, Lsat_Salinas_v11, whole genome shotgun sequence genome:
- the LOC111913720 gene encoding uncharacterized protein LOC111913720, whose translation MKNFLFAKNKVGFITGSIKKPGEDSAVYMPWMRADAMIKGWITTAMEKDIRTSVKYAYTSKEIWDDLEERFGKESAPRAYELKQSLTITRQEGTSVSAYYTKLRGLWDKIQTISPLPRCSCSNCTCDIGKRLNEFKEKEKLYEFLMGLDSEYSTIKTQILAMTNSKGQFRQQRKKSASKDIKKVTGEEVEHCNHCGKNGHNRDGCFKRIGYPDWWPNKAKQEKNKTKAAFVDSGTSPIPGLSNEQYQNLIKHFSKDG comes from the exons ATGAAGAACTTTCTTTTCGCCAAGAACAAGGTTGGGTTCATAACTGGGTCAATTAAGAAACCAGGAGAAGATTCAGCCGTATACATGCCTTGGATGCGTGCAGATGCGATGATCAAGGGATGGATAACTACAGCCATGGAAAAGGATATCAGAACAAGCGTCAAATATGCATACACATCGAAGGAGATCTGGGATGATCTAGAGGAGAGGTTTGGAAAAGAAAGTGCTCCAAGAGCATATGAGTTGAAACAGTCACTCACCATCACGAGACAAGAAGGAACATCGGTTTCAGCTTATTACACCAAGCTACGGGGACTGTGGGACAAGATCCAGACCATATCACCTCTTCCACGCTGTTCATGCTCCAATTGTACCTGTGATATTGGCAAAAGGCTTAATGAgttcaaagaaaaagaaaagctcTATGAATTCCTCATGGGCCTTGACAGTGAATACTCTACAATCAAGACACAAATTCTTGCCATGACGAACAGCAAAGGGCAGTTTCG CCAACAAAGGAAGAAGTCTGCATCAAAAGACATTAAGAAGGTCACAGGAGAAGAGGTAGAGCACTGCAACCACTGTGGTAAGAATGGTCACAACAGAGACGGATGTTTCAAAAGAATTGGGTATCCCGATTGGTGGCCGAATAAGGCGAAACAGGAAAAGAATAAAACAAAGGCAGCATTCGTTGATTCAGGAACTAGTCCTATTCCAGGTCTATCGAATGAGCAATACCAGAACCTGATCAAACATTTCTCTAAAGATGGGTGA